The window ATATGGTTGTGGGTCACATTAGGATAAAATCCATTAAAACGTTGTTACATGTCACATCGTTTGACGattaaaatttgagaaattCTTTAATCCACTTAACATTATTGAAGATTGTttcttatgattttttttttttttgtttttaacaaacgataaaaGAAAATTAGTGGATATCGAACTTGCACTAGAATGCATAAGTATCATTGCTTTCTGCCATTGCAGTAAAACATAATCTGTCTGAGCAAGTTTTGTTTCCAAAAAAGGGATGCAAATCGATAAAAGGCATCCCTCATTTTTCTTGATGAGAAAAGCCTCACTCACTTTCTCTACATGTAGAAGTGAATAGTTACCAACACACTACGCAAGTGTCAAGTAAAGTCCTACAAGCGATGTTTCACATTCTTTTGATTGCTTCGGCCTTTAAGGAATCAAGAGCATCATGTACGAGGTTTTTCTCTGGGTTTTCAAGATCTGGAACTCATTTGGGCGTGtcaaaattttgaaagaaaattgttattgacaGTTCAAAATTATCAGTATATATTATTCGAAGCGCAATCTTTCTTACGTTTTTCTTAACTATGAATTCATAATGAGATTTTTTTGCAGTGCCAATAGTTATTCTCAAAGATTCTAGTTCTATACAAAGTTGTTTCGCTAATAAAGTAAAGATTGGATGTCGCTAGACAAAACCATgatcccctctctctctctctctctctctctctctctctctctctctctctctctctctctctctctctctctctctccatacaTGGTGATGGTATAAATTGTTGGGCATGTAAATAAACCCAAATCCAAAAGCACATTGCTAACTGCTAAACAATACCTACTTTCTTGCTTCCTTTTCTATAAGTTCCATACCAAAATATGAACCCAAAACCCACTAATCCAATCCATTAATTGCTTCCACAAACGAACCAAATCCCACTTCCCACACAATCATCACCTCCCATATTTTCTCTCCATCATTAGAAGTTGTTCATCTCCACAAGGTACCCCATAACTGACTCTCTTTATTATCCTTGTTATCTTCTTCCATTTCATCACCACCATCCCTGTAATTTGTCATCCATTCTTTGATCCTCTATATAAGGCAGCGTCGGGGTCTTCGTGTTCTCATCCTGTGTCGAAACTTGAACCCCAAGCCGGTAGAAAAATGACTAAGTTTGTTTGGGTTGCGCTTGCTCTCTCGCTCGCTTTGGTGATTGGGGTTTCTGAGAGTTTTGATTACCATGAGAAGGACTTGGCCTCGGAGGAGAGCTTGTGGGACTTGTACGAGAGGTGGAGGAGCCATCACACGGTTTCCAGGAGCCTCAACGAGAAGCACAAGCGGTTCAATGTCTTTAAAGAGAATGTCAAGCATGTTCACAACACTAACAAAGGTAATAAGCCTTACAAGCTGAAGCTCAACAAGTTTGCTGACATGACCAACCATGAGTTCAGGAGTGTTTACGCTGGTTCGAAGGTTAAGCACCATAGAATGCTCCGAGGGCAGCACGCTGACACAGGCTTTCGGTATGCAAATGTTGAAAGTGTCCCACCGTCTGTTGATTGGAGAAGGAATGGTGCTGTCACTCCCATTAAGGATCAAGGCCAATGCGGTAAGCAAAAATTTGCTATCTGTTATAACCAAGTTTTCCCTTTTTGTTTCATTCTCTTTCTACAGAATGGTATCTGTATAGATTGTTTTAACTGTATTCGTTTGTTTTGATGATATAATCCAGGAAGTTGCTGGGCGTTTTCGACAGTTGCAGCTGTTGAGGGCATCAATCAAATTAAGACAAGGAAGCTGGTTTCGTTGTCTGAGCAAGAGCTCGTCGACTGTGACACGGAACAAAACCAAGGATGCAATGGAGGGCTAATGGAACTGGCAATGGAGTTCATCAAACAAAAGGGAGGCCTGACAACCGAAACTAATTACCCTTACCGAGCAGCAGATTCAACATGTAATGTTGCAAAGGTAATTTTGTTCTTATACATTTCAGGGATATATCTTTTATCCCTTTTCTGATGCCCCTTTGCTtatgaaagtgaaattttaAGGATATAACCAATACTTTTTATGCAGGAAAACGCTCCGGTTGTGTCCATTGATGGCCATGAGAGTGTGCCTGCTAATGACGAGGATGCATTGCTCAAAGCAGCTGCAAACCAACCTATTGCTGTTGCCATCGATGCTGGAGGTTCCGATTTCCAATTCTACGACGAggtaaagtttctaaagtttctATTAGTAATTTCTAAGTCGAGGGATCATATCTTAATCTGCTGGTCTATGGTTTTCAGGGGGTATTTGACGGGAAATGCGGCACAGAGCTTGATCACGGAGTGGCAGTTGTTGGCTACGGAACAACACTTGATGGAACCGAGTATTGGATAGTCAAGAACTCTTGGGGACCCGAGTGGGGAGAGAAGGGTTACATAAGGATGCAGCGCGGCGTCTCTGCTAAGGAGGGGATCTGTGGAATAGCTATGGAGGCTTCGTATCCCGTCAAGAACTCTTCGACAAACCCTAAAGCAGCAGTTACCTCAAATCCTAAGGATGAACTCTAAACAAAATCCAACCGTCAACTTTAACTTCTGCTGATGCTGCTTCTGTTATAAAAAAGTTGCATCCCTCATGACCTCATGGCCAAATAATGCCTCCTAGGTTTGAATTATTCATGCATTATCTAAGATCTGTAACTGGTCTGctaaaaagaaataacattGTCGATTTAATCTCCTCAAACCCGGAAACTCATACAAAAGAAGCTTTGATATAtaaatgaagaaagttgagggttcatcataaaaccaattggcaatatgggaatagtccaacctcttataagctcatgcaagaTCCCTCCTATTAATGTGAGACTCATTCTTAACACGCCCCACACATGAGaggaattttcaagcctaatacTTGGACAACACACCCACTCGGACAACACAACGGCAGGTCCCTCATCACATTAATGTGAGACTGATTCTTGCCTCACACGTGTGagaaattttcaagcctaacacacGCACCCACTTGGACAACACAACAGTAAGTCCCTCCTCCCATTAATGTGAGACTCATTCTGGAAATTTTCAAGCTTAACACTTGAACAACACAACGGCAACACGTCCCCACACATGTGGGAAATTTTCAAGCTTAACAAGTGGACAACACAATGAGGTGATGTGGAGCGAGTGTagccgtttggcttcacacgtaGGATaacctgctttgataccatgaaggATGCTGGGattacaccataaaactaattggcaatataagAAGTAGTACAACCTCTTATAAACCCAtgtaagatccttcatctcatcAATGTAGGACCTATTCTCAACAATATATACATGACGCCAAATATACATAAGCGATATAAGTACACAAAAATCAAACCCTTAACTCTTGAATCCCAATCGATGCCACAGTGTTTCATTACTACATTTCTGGTTCGACTTCGAACCTCATTTATTTAGAATCCGCAAGATATTGACGCATCATATGTTATCGTCGGTGACTACGAGTCAGTAAGATTTTCAATCATACCGCATCAAATGCATGCAGAACTTATCAACCGTAGCATCTGATGGGATCAGTGCAACCCTTTTCGGTAGATTGTTTGTTGCCCCTGCGTCCTCCTTTTTCGAGATATTGCTGGTGGTACTCCTCTGCCCCGTAAAACTTCTTCGCCGGGAGGATCTCTGTCACCACCTCCGTATCCTTCAACTCCGCCTGCTTTGCTTCCTTTGATTCCTCGGCCAGACGAGCCTGGTTTTCACTGTAGTAGTAGATTCCGGATCGGTATTGTGTACCAACATCTCCTCCCTCATCCATAacacaaaatttatttaataaataacaaTCATGAACCAATTGTTAACCCAAAATGTAGTACAACTCGAGCCCATCTCGATTACATAATTATTTGAGAAACGTACACAAACAATACCGGTTATAAACCAAGGTATACTCTTTACCAACAGAAGAAACCAAACTCGGTATTTAGGTTGTAACAGTTAATATTTTtcaactaaattacaagctccaTGTCAAGTACTCAAGGTCATTTCAGTTCTGTTTTCGATCAAAAGTtcgtaactaattttatttGCCCTCACCTACCTAATTTTTCCCCAAAAAAACACAAGCTTTGCTGAAATTTAGCAATCGCCAAGTCATTGTGGCagtaacataaaataaaataaataataaataataaataaggtTGTTTTTATGGCCaaagaaccaaaagaaaaaagaaaagaaaatgataagCACAAAAGTACAACTCCATGCGTCAAAAAGTAGAAGGCGCGGGAGAAAAAACACACAATGATCAGGCCACAAAATCAACGGCCCATAAAAGTCAAAAATCAATTACCTGGCGATTGAGGGTCGTTGGATCATGACGATCCCAAAACACAGAGAGTAGATCCGTATAGGAGCAGACTTCCGGGTCAAATTGGACCCGAACCACCTCCGAGTGGTTCGTGGTTCCGGAGCAGACCAATTTGTAATTCGGATTGTCCACGTGGCCCTGGGAGTACCCGACCTCGGTCTTCACCACCCCGACCACTCGCTGGAACCTCAGCTCCGCTCCCCAGAAGCACCCCGATCCGAATTGGGCGAACTCGTGACCCTGATTTTCCGGAGCGTCCGAGTCCGGGCCCAAAGCCGGGTTGTTGACGGCGGAGTTACCGGAAGCGGCGGCCATTGTTCTCGCTGAATAATTTCCTTTTTGTGAATTTGTGGGAAGAGTGGTAGTTATGCAGCGCTGCTGAAGGCAACGGCTTACAACGATATGTCGGTTTCAAGTTCAGAATCACTTTGCTAAAAGCGTAAAACTATATGTTAATGTCATGTATCATGTGTCTTCTGATAAAATGATATTAGTACAGAAAGCGAAACATGGGTGGACGTGCCGGAGTGGTTATCGGGCATGACTAGAAATCATGTGGGCTCTGCCCGCGCAGGTTCGAATCCTGCCGTCCACGTTTTTTCACTTCCAATTTccaaattatttattattttttggacaaattatataaaattatcTCAACTATCAATTCTTTTGTGGGGCACTTTGATCCAGGTCCAAAAAATTTAGCTGTTTTTCAATTGGatccaattttattttattttctattacaCCTGTTTTGCCccttgaaattaatttttttttttaattctttaaatTTGAATCTTCAAATACCTTTATCTACCTGTTTTCTAATTAAAAACACATTATTACAAATCTTATAAGtttatgaaaaactaaaagaaaCATTGCCAAAgatagataaaaaataaaatataaagtttGTGATGTAGGTAGAATCTATGATAGAGGTAGACTATGAACAAAAACCTATTGTATAGAtagataatacaaaataatttgtgATACAAATAGATTATGAACAAATAATCTGTGATACAGATAGATAATACACAATAACTTGTGATACAAAATAATGCAGGAAGAGAAAGATATTGTGAGGGAGAaacaagaaaagagaaatgaacagtttggggaaggagaagaaaaaaaaggagattTTAATCCCTAATCCTATAATTAAGGATAAGATTAACATTAAtcacaaacttaaaaaaaattaattacttaattgGTCAATTTATGGGTAAATTTGGTAAGAGAACACAAATAAGCTTATGTGGACAATGAATCACTGGACCAAacccaaaaattaaacaaaattggaCTATAACTAATAATGGCTCATAAAATTAGACTCATATTAAATTTCCCCTTCTTTTGTTAAATGCTAACGTGGTTTGAGGCGGGactcattttttattaaaatattaatttacaaaaaaaaaaaaacccgaacACCATCTTCCCCCCCtccccttccctgcaacccacccctttcttccccctccGGTTTTCCCCAAACCCACCCATCCGCCACCTCCTCCGCACTCATCCTCCATCTCCTCGTACCCACCCTCTGCACCCTAAACACTATCTTCCCCGACCCCCCTTCACTGCAACCCATATCACGTCTTCCCCATACCCacccctttcttccccttccTGTCTTCCCTAGACCCACCCTCTCACCACTCCAGCCTCATCAACCTCCTCGGTGCCTCCCTCTCCGGGAGCTACATCTACCTCGTCGT is drawn from Malus domestica chromosome 14, GDT2T_hap1 and contains these coding sequences:
- the LOC103455058 gene encoding peptide methionine sulfoxide reductase-like is translated as MAAASGNSAVNNPALGPDSDAPENQGHEFAQFGSGCFWGAELRFQRVVGVVKTEVGYSQGHVDNPNYKLVCSGTTNHSEVVRVQFDPEVCSYTDLLSVFWDRHDPTTLNRQGGDVGTQYRSGIYYYSENQARLAEESKEAKQAELKDTEVVTEILPAKKFYGAEEYHQQYLEKGGRRGNKQSTEKGCTDPIRCYG
- the LOC103455057 gene encoding vignain-like, which produces MTKFVWVALALSLALVIGVSESFDYHEKDLASEESLWDLYERWRSHHTVSRSLNEKHKRFNVFKENVKHVHNTNKGNKPYKLKLNKFADMTNHEFRSVYAGSKVKHHRMLRGQHADTGFRYANVESVPPSVDWRRNGAVTPIKDQGQCGSCWAFSTVAAVEGINQIKTRKLVSLSEQELVDCDTEQNQGCNGGLMELAMEFIKQKGGLTTETNYPYRAADSTCNVAKENAPVVSIDGHESVPANDEDALLKAAANQPIAVAIDAGGSDFQFYDEGVFDGKCGTELDHGVAVVGYGTTLDGTEYWIVKNSWGPEWGEKGYIRMQRGVSAKEGICGIAMEASYPVKNSSTNPKAAVTSNPKDEL